Proteins from a single region of Callithrix jacchus isolate 240 chromosome 12, calJac240_pri, whole genome shotgun sequence:
- the DNAAF8 gene encoding dynein axonemal assembly factor 8, translated as MASNDEGMAPSLGSPWASQMGPWDAILKAVKDQLPSLDSDSSLSDCGEEELFIFQRNKTVLIPDLSEELAEDPAESRTWAATAEDSLPEPVLVPAEFATEPGSMQNARTKDVSSQEGKDPGRPFECSCEVISLLGMAKETPRWLEGDLGRLSFNTRGSQGPPWDTQAEATLSCHEGDLKAELPSTASGESVNRRALQQERRKMIERDILQKVTWDACSPASSDQGQMKEVPCPAMESAPRPRIPLMEPREGPPVLSFQQLEAWDLDYILQSLAGQEDNQGNRAPGTAWWAADGRQVQDRTLPSAQERLMDQLALLCTTQSGASAYAQKMPANTPQDTEEAKARNRCASRKPGSQAVPGPQLAEPMRLNTEPPTIFIDLRQTEPPGRPSPESSSDSEEEEEEEIAAMGDAEGASASSLELRTCTRKSQLLQQLRAFRNRTAQPELPASKGPGGGGPQVPEDAAGSGTWRKQHVKLCAEGQNAQAGLPGGRPRALGDTLDPEAAREALVPPVDQL; from the exons ATGGCATCCAACGACGAAGGTATGGCACCCTCGCTGGGCTCTCCCTGGGCCTCCCAGATGGGGCCCTGGGATGCCATCCTCAAGGCTGTCAAAGACCAGCTCCCATCTCTGGACTCCGACTCCTCCTTG TCAGACTGTGGGGAAGAGGAGCTGTTCATCTTCCAGCGAAACAAAACTGTCCTGATTCCAGACCTGTCTGAGGAGCTGGCTGAAGACCCTGCTGAGTCCAGGACCTGGGCTGCTACAGCTGAAGATTCCCTTCCTGAG CCAGTTCTGGTGCCTGCGGAATTCGCCACAGAACCTGGGAGCATGCAGAATGCAAGGACAAAGGATGTGTCCTCTCAGGAAGGAAAAGACCCTGGCAGGCCTTTTGAATGCTCTTGTGAGGTCATCTCTCTTCTTGGGATGGCCAAGGAGACACCCAGGTGGCTGGAAGGTGACCTTGGAAGGCTGTCTTTCAATACCAGAGGATCCCAAGGTCCTCCATGGGACACACAGGCCGAAGCCACTCTTTCCTGCCATGAAGGAGACCTGAAGGCGGAGCTCCCCAGCACTGCCTCAGGAGAATCTGTGAACCGCCGGGCCCTCCaacaggagagaaggaagatgaTAGAGAGGGACATCCTCCAGAAAGTCACCTGGGATGCCTGCAGCCCGGCCAGCAGTGACCAAGGCCAGATGAAGGAGGTACCCTGCCCTGCTATGGAGTCAGCTCCCAGGCCAAGAATACCCCTCATGGAGCCTCGGGAGGGACCACCAGTGCTCTCGTTTCAG CAACTTGAAGCGTGGGATTTGGATTACATCCTGCAGAGTCTGGCAGGGCAAGAAGACAACCAGGGAAATCGTGCACCTGGAACTGCGTGGTGGGCAGCTGACGGCCGCCAAGTTCAAG ACCGCACATTGCCAAGCGCTCAAGAGAGGCTCATGGACCAGCTGGCCCTCCTGTGCACCACGCAGTCCGGGGCCTCTGCTTATGCCCAGAAGATGCCTGCCAACACCCCCCAGGACACCGAGGAGGCAAAGGCCCGAAACAG ATGTGCTTCAAGAAAACCAGGCTCCCAGGCTGTGCCAGGCCCGCAGCTGGCCGAGCCCATGAGACTTAACACCGAGCCTCCCACCATCTTCATTGACCTGCGGCAGACGGAGCCACCAGGCCGCCCGTCCCCGGAAag CTCCTCTGAtagcgaggaggaggaggaagaggagatagCAGCTATGGGAGATGCAGAGGGGGCATCTGCTTCCTCCCTGGAGCTTCG GACCTGTACCAGAAAGAGCCAGCTTCTTCAGCAGCTCAGGGCCTTTCGGAACAGGACAGCCCAGCCTGAGCTGCCTGCCAGCAAGGGGCCTGGTGGTGGGGGGCCTCAGGTCCCTGAAGATGCCGCTGGATCAGGAACTTGGAGGAAGCAACACGTGAAGCTCTGCGCTGAGGGGCAGaacgcccaggctggactcccaGGAGGCAGGCCCAGGGCCCTAGGGGACACTCTAGATCCAGAGGCAGCCAGGGAGGCCCTGGTACCTCCTGTGGACCAACTGTAG